A genomic region of Podarcis raffonei isolate rPodRaf1 chromosome 13, rPodRaf1.pri, whole genome shotgun sequence contains the following coding sequences:
- the JOSD2 gene encoding josephin-2, with product MSGSGRNEAPGVYHERQRLELCAVHALNNVLQERIFTQEAADEICKKLAPDARWNPHRSFLGTGNYDVNVIMAALQSVGLEAIWWDKRRPLEQLSLEGVLGFIINVPSNVCLGFLSLPVRRRHWIAVRQLDGTYYNLDSKLKGPAPIGGESDLRVFLQEILSQGPCELLLVVPHESSEAGNWLSTVR from the exons ATGTCCGGGTCCGGACGAAACGAAGCTCCTGGGGTTTACCATGAGCGGCAGCGGCTGGAGCTGTGTGCCGTCCATGCCCTCAACAACGTCCTGCAGGAACGAATATTCACGCAAGAGGCGGCGGATGAGATCTGCAAGAA GCTGGCCCCAGATGCCAGGTGGAACCCGCACCGCAGCTTTCTGGGAACCGGTAACTATGATGTCAACGTCATCATGGCAGCTCTTCAGAGTGTGGGTCTAGAAGCCATCTGGTGGGACAAACGGAG GCCCCTAGAGCAGCTCTCCCTGGAGGGGGTTCTTGGCTTCATCATCAACGTCCCGTCCAACGTGTGTCTGGGCTTCCTGTCCCTCCCAGTGAGGCGTCGCCACTGGATCGCCGTGCGCCAGCTTGACGGCACCTACTACAACCTTGACTCCAAGCTGAAGGGTCCGGCTCCAATCGGTGGTGAATCTGACCTCAG GGTGTTCCTGCAGGAAATACTATCCCAGGGCCCTTGCGAGCTGCTGCTGGTCGTGCCCCATGAGTCGAGCGAAGCTGGGAACTGGCTGAGCACAGTCAGGTGA
- the ASPDH gene encoding aspartate dehydrogenase domain-containing protein isoform X1, translating into MADGTGRMSGDQRRRRVGIVGYGHLGQYLVKRLQDDRLRHGLELAFVWNRDARKLVGTVPEELQLGNLTDFLEWRADVIIEVAHPCIVQDHGESFLKAADFMVGSPTALADLDTELKLRKASREAGHTLYIPSGALWGGQDIQRLDDRGLLQALTVTMVKHPSSFRLSGHLGELAKGAQQERVVLYEGPVRRLCPLAPNNVNTMAAACIAAPSLGFDGVKGCLIADPNLPDYHVVEIEATGQGGFSISTKRKNPAARGAVTGAATFAAFWSSLLVCQGHGGRVYLC; encoded by the exons GCCAGTACCTGGTAAAACGGCTACAAGATGACAGACTCCGACATGGGCTGGAGCTGGCCTTTGTTTGGAACCGGGACGCCAGGAAGCTGGTGGGGACAGTGCCAGAGGAGCTGCAGCTGGGGAACCTGACGGACTTCTTGGAGTG GCGGGCTGACGTCATCATTGAAGTGGCCCATCCCTGCATTGTCCAAGATCACGGGGAGTCCTTTCTGAAAGCTGCAGATTTCATG GTAGGATCCCCAACGGCCTTGGCAGATTTGGACACCGAGCTTAAATTACGCAAAGCTTCAAGAGAGGCCGGGCACACCCTCTATATCCCCAGTGGGGCTCTATGGGGTGGACAAGACATCCAGAGGTTGGATGACAGAGGGTTACTTCAG GCACTGACTGTTACAATGGTGAAACACCCCAGCAGCTTCCGACTGAGTGGGCACCTGGGGGAGCTTGCGAAAGGTGCCCAGCAGGAACGCGTGGTCCTCTATGAGGGCCCTGTGCGGAGATTGTGTCCCTTGGCTCCCAACAACGTCAACACCATGGCAGCAGCCTGCATAGCCGCACCCAGCCTGGGCTTTGACGGCGTGAAAGGCTGTCTTATAGCTGACCCCAA CCTCCCTGATTACCACGTGGTGGAGATTGAGGCCACTGGACAAGGCGGCTTCTCCATCAGCACAAAGCGCAAGAACCCAGCTGCCCGTGGGGCTGTCACAGGGGCAGCCACTTTTGCCGCTTTCTGGAGCAGCCTGTTAG TGTGCCAGGGCCACGGAGGCCGAGTCTATCTCTGCTGA
- the ASPDH gene encoding aspartate dehydrogenase domain-containing protein isoform X3: MSGDQRRRRVGIVGYGHLGQYLVKRLQDDRLRHGLELAFVWNRDARKLVGTVPEELQLGNLTDFLEWRADVIIEVAHPCIVQDHGESFLKAADFMVGSPTALADLDTELKLRKASREAGHTLYIPSGALWGGQDIQRLDDRGLLQALTVTMVKHPSSFRLSGHLGELAKGAQQERVVLYEGPVRRLCPLAPNNVNTMAAACIAAPSLGFDGVKGCLIADPNLPDYHVVEIEATGQGGFSISTKRKNPAARGAVTGAATFAAFWSSLLVCQGHGGRVYLC, from the exons GCCAGTACCTGGTAAAACGGCTACAAGATGACAGACTCCGACATGGGCTGGAGCTGGCCTTTGTTTGGAACCGGGACGCCAGGAAGCTGGTGGGGACAGTGCCAGAGGAGCTGCAGCTGGGGAACCTGACGGACTTCTTGGAGTG GCGGGCTGACGTCATCATTGAAGTGGCCCATCCCTGCATTGTCCAAGATCACGGGGAGTCCTTTCTGAAAGCTGCAGATTTCATG GTAGGATCCCCAACGGCCTTGGCAGATTTGGACACCGAGCTTAAATTACGCAAAGCTTCAAGAGAGGCCGGGCACACCCTCTATATCCCCAGTGGGGCTCTATGGGGTGGACAAGACATCCAGAGGTTGGATGACAGAGGGTTACTTCAG GCACTGACTGTTACAATGGTGAAACACCCCAGCAGCTTCCGACTGAGTGGGCACCTGGGGGAGCTTGCGAAAGGTGCCCAGCAGGAACGCGTGGTCCTCTATGAGGGCCCTGTGCGGAGATTGTGTCCCTTGGCTCCCAACAACGTCAACACCATGGCAGCAGCCTGCATAGCCGCACCCAGCCTGGGCTTTGACGGCGTGAAAGGCTGTCTTATAGCTGACCCCAA CCTCCCTGATTACCACGTGGTGGAGATTGAGGCCACTGGACAAGGCGGCTTCTCCATCAGCACAAAGCGCAAGAACCCAGCTGCCCGTGGGGCTGTCACAGGGGCAGCCACTTTTGCCGCTTTCTGGAGCAGCCTGTTAG TGTGCCAGGGCCACGGAGGCCGAGTCTATCTCTGCTGA
- the ASPDH gene encoding aspartate dehydrogenase domain-containing protein isoform X2, giving the protein MTGRMSGDQRRRRVGIVGYGHLGQYLVKRLQDDRLRHGLELAFVWNRDARKLVGTVPEELQLGNLTDFLEWRADVIIEVAHPCIVQDHGESFLKAADFMVGSPTALADLDTELKLRKASREAGHTLYIPSGALWGGQDIQRLDDRGLLQALTVTMVKHPSSFRLSGHLGELAKGAQQERVVLYEGPVRRLCPLAPNNVNTMAAACIAAPSLGFDGVKGCLIADPNLPDYHVVEIEATGQGGFSISTKRKNPAARGAVTGAATFAAFWSSLLVCQGHGGRVYLC; this is encoded by the exons GCCAGTACCTGGTAAAACGGCTACAAGATGACAGACTCCGACATGGGCTGGAGCTGGCCTTTGTTTGGAACCGGGACGCCAGGAAGCTGGTGGGGACAGTGCCAGAGGAGCTGCAGCTGGGGAACCTGACGGACTTCTTGGAGTG GCGGGCTGACGTCATCATTGAAGTGGCCCATCCCTGCATTGTCCAAGATCACGGGGAGTCCTTTCTGAAAGCTGCAGATTTCATG GTAGGATCCCCAACGGCCTTGGCAGATTTGGACACCGAGCTTAAATTACGCAAAGCTTCAAGAGAGGCCGGGCACACCCTCTATATCCCCAGTGGGGCTCTATGGGGTGGACAAGACATCCAGAGGTTGGATGACAGAGGGTTACTTCAG GCACTGACTGTTACAATGGTGAAACACCCCAGCAGCTTCCGACTGAGTGGGCACCTGGGGGAGCTTGCGAAAGGTGCCCAGCAGGAACGCGTGGTCCTCTATGAGGGCCCTGTGCGGAGATTGTGTCCCTTGGCTCCCAACAACGTCAACACCATGGCAGCAGCCTGCATAGCCGCACCCAGCCTGGGCTTTGACGGCGTGAAAGGCTGTCTTATAGCTGACCCCAA CCTCCCTGATTACCACGTGGTGGAGATTGAGGCCACTGGACAAGGCGGCTTCTCCATCAGCACAAAGCGCAAGAACCCAGCTGCCCGTGGGGCTGTCACAGGGGCAGCCACTTTTGCCGCTTTCTGGAGCAGCCTGTTAG TGTGCCAGGGCCACGGAGGCCGAGTCTATCTCTGCTGA